The genomic segment CTTTTATCTGTCTTTCATTTAATCCCATCTTTCTTAAATTTTCTTCTGTATAAATATCTTTATAAAAATAAACTAAAAACCCGCCAAATTCTTCTTTAAATTCTGGTTCAGGCAGTCCCGCCTTTTTACATTCATCAGTAATTTTAATAGTTCCTCTGCCCCATGCCTCTATCAACCCTGCTTTGAAAAACACATCTGCCAACAATTCATTTCTGGGATAAGATGAATGGCTTTTCTTTAATTCATCAATCTTAATTTCTTTTGGAAGTGTTCCTACATTCCAGCAAATCTTCAAGCAATTTTTTTGAATCCTTTAAGCCAACAGGATTGCCATTATCATCAACTCCGATTAGCAATCTTCCACCATCAGTATTTGCAAAGGCGCAAAATCCACTTAAGATATTCATCCCGCCAGGATAATTTAAATTCGGTTGTCTGGGATTCTCTCATATTTATCCCTTTAATCTCTTTTGACTTTCTGGTTTCTCTAAATAATTATCTTTAGAGACGATAGATTTCTTTAATCTTCTTTCCAGCTGTCTGCGAGCATTACCAGCAATATCACCACCTGCTTTAGCATCTGCTTTCAATTTTGGCATGCCCATTGAATCTTCTACCTTATGAATTTCAGTA from the bacterium genome contains:
- a CDS encoding ATP-binding protein; protein product: MKICWNVGTLPKEIKIDELKKSHSSYPRNELLADVFFKAGLIEAWGRGTIKITDECKKAGLPEPEFKEEFGGFLVYFYKDIYTEENLRKMGLNERQIKVVMYVKEKGEVTNKEYRSMFGITDRMALIDLNSLCSMGIFKKLE
- a CDS encoding ATP-binding protein yields the protein MNILSGFCAFANTDGGRLLIGVDDNGNPVGLKDSKKLLEDLLECRNTSKRN